The window ATGAATACATTTTTCCCCAGTATTCTCGTCAATCCGTCctaaggtcaacacggaggagataaattacgAGCGACTATTAGTCTTTGGAATAATCACTAACACATAAGGAAGATATTTATCTTAACTTTACCGAGATTCAAACCCTAAATCTTATTGTTTACCTACCTCATTATAGTGGAGCGGTAGATATTCCACGgtagataatttttaaatattcatGATTCAATTATCAATTATATTGTATTGTAAAATATTTTCGTTCAATAAGATAATAAATCTAGGACGCTGGATTGCTGTCCGTTGCATGCCCTTTTAGATTTGCTTGTAGGGGTCTTAATTAGTAGTTATTTGTCTATTCATTTTAGTCAAGTCAATGTAAAGAAGTCAGGTGTCGTATTtctatttttcattcacttgaaGGTGGTCAATCGAGCTCTATAAAAATTTTCCACCGATCAATGATGTAGTCACATGTAGgactgtaaatgaatcaagcgttcgtgaataagtttggtgttcggcttggtaagagcttatttatgttcgttcaatatacataagattgattaaacaaacaagcttgaacagctcgttaaactaaacaaacaagcttgaacacatatgtgttgagctcgttaacgttcgtaaacaatgttcatgaattatatttattaataaaactcttttcaatatgctaaacaagcaaacaataaaataaaataaaataaataaatttaaattatcaatcttaataaccaatcaaacaattaaaaatttcaaacaagcttgaattgagagcttgataacatctaaacaaatcaagctcaaaccaagctcaagtcaagcttgaattgagagcttgataacatctaaatgaaccaagctcaagccaagcttgaattgagagcttgataacatttaaacgaaccaagctcaagccaagcttcaaacaagctcaagctcataaaaaataaactaagccaagtttgaacactcatttcaaaaacttggttcattttaagctcggctcagctcgactcggttatcttatcaaacaagcttaaacaccccaaagctcggctcggctcggcttattTACAGCCCTAGCCACATGGGGACGAGAGGGTGCGATCACCCCCTTGATTTTGTTTTAAATTAATACTAAACACTCATCGTCACTTTAACCAGCCGATTcatcactttgtcatcaaaaaacTGAAATTGATCACATATTTCGAAAGCTCTCAATCTAAACGATCCATtggtgtgtgtgtgtatgtgtatatatatatatataataaatggaTGGATTAAATCGTAGAACACAAAGTGAGGACATTAAATTAAAATCGGATCGAGTTTCAATTAAATCCAACGGGTAGACATGAAGATAAGGATTATGTTagttcaaaacatgatttatttGGAGTTGATTTAGCAAGTTATGgtcaaactaaatttaaaatttaaacagaTTCGAAAATgaattaaagtatttttaaggaaaccttctcttttctttttctccctAAGCACGCAACAATTCCCATTATATCGTATGTCAGAGTCATGTCTTCACTCATCTCTCTCTTTTATtttaactcttcatcttctttctCATTTCCAACTTCTCATTCTCTTCTCCAACAATAAACTTGTAGTTTTTTTTTCTCAAGCACAAAAGCTCTCTTTTTTCCCCTTTTCTCTTCTCTAGCAAGCAAGAGACATAGCAACAGCTGCTATCCTCTTCTAACAACAAGAGTAGTCCtcatatcttcttcttcttctagtgtTTTCTAAGGTTTTATTAGCACCGCaaaaataattatgttttatCTTGCCTTACTTTCTTTGTGTTGTTGTCAAGCTCACCGAAACTAGTCGAGGTTGCCAACGAATAAGGtaaagctcttctcttctctattTTTGTCAAAAGCAATCCATTACAAGCATCTCTTTTTCCCCTTTGTCCAACCATAACAACAATAAGAGGAGTAAGTTGTTCCTTTCTTACAAGTAGGAATGTTAAATATTATGAGAAAACGATATCACAAATGATTCTTCGACTTTAAGTCATAAATAAGCTCCGAAGATTAATGGATCATTGTTTCAACCAAAACTAAGAGCTAAgttcaaaatttttgaatttaagttcattttcaactctttaaattaaaaatttagactTTTAGATTATGAAAATTGATCTACAcaaatatttacatttttttaaaaaaaaatcaacttatattttttaaagtatttttgagtttttaaattgaataatctattttgtattgtattaatttttaaaatttattgaattcgTCCCTAATTGAAAATCCGGAGTACGACTTCCACCGGATAAATCTAGGAAGCGTTAATGGGTCATGAGGGATGGTTCAACACCACGAGTGGTTTGAATGCTGTAGGCATTTTATGCTTTGTGGAAATCGAACTCTCGTTGTTTGAGAAACTCATTCGTCCGTTTATCATTGCACCAAGTCTAGGGCAAATTAATGCTTAGACATTGTTATACCAAGTGTCATCCCATCCTTCGGACTAATTAATCTTGAGGATGACTATCGCAATTCCATAGAAATTTTCCATCGGCTATTAAGATAAATCTGAAAGTACTTGTGGTAGTGATAAGCTATGAATTGACACATTAATTTTGGGCTAATATTTGgtgttctttatatatttgcacaTGTTTAAGTCCAATTTTGATCATGTTTCCCCAAACAAGGTTTTATGAGCTTTAGGATATTTTTCCATCTTATGCATGATTTATTTCTCATTatgtgaatttggtcttgtagggCACTAATGGGTTCATGATTCAAGTGGAGGCATGGTTCACTTAACCAAATGAAGCCCAAAACCCTAACTGACCCCTAATTGAGCTTGGATTCGAGTCAAACCTCAGCTGGATATGAACTTAGGGTTTAATGAGCCAAAACCCTAGGTATTTAAAGGATAttttggcacggtgaacagtgagctcgcgctactgttcatcgtgccagttTCTTGACGGCGCGGTCGCAGCTCCTCCCTTCATCCAGATCCGAGATTCAGCTTGTCCTCATCGGCGTGGAGTTCCTCAGCCTCCGGCGACCAGATTCCGACCATCAGGCGTCGCCGGTGAGTTGATTTTTCAGCCGCAGCACTGTAGAAGAGATTCGCGATTTTTCATCCCTcgtcggcggtggtcctccgattTGGGTTCCGTTCATCCACAGAGTCAAAGGCGGTGTTCCTCCGTAGACTCTGGTCCAATCCCGACACCAAACCATCAACCATAGCTTCCATTCCAGGCGGCGCTGCAGAGTTTCAGCTCGTTTACGATTTCTGTGAGCACTTGAGGAAACCTGAGCTTAGCCAGTAGCTGGGAGACTCCATACTGATCTCTGTCGGAGTGTTCTCTGCAGGTTCTTTGTGTGACGGCCAAGAGAAGACAACTTGATTCGAGTTTTGGGTGTAGGGATGTTAGATTTTCGTTGCAGTTTGTTTCTAGCTTAGGCTTTCTTATTCCTGCAGATTTGTTTCTGAATCTGATAGTTTATAGTTTGGATTTAGTTGTAGTTTCATTTTCTACATGAATTTGATATGCTAGTTCTGTTTTTGTGTGCTGTTTTGTTCTGTTTGTGCAGAAATATTTTCTGCGATTCAGTTTTCTAAGTTGTGGCTAACCAGATTTAGTTTCTAGTTGATTGTTGGTGGCTTAAGATTAGTTACTAGTTATTAAGATGAATCCAGAATTTATAGTTCAATAATTGCAATGGGTAGAGTTTAATTTAGTTCAAATTTATTTCTGCAGTTTTGCATTTTTGCAGTTTTATAGATCAGTGAAGGAATAGTttgaagtttagtttcttttggtTTTTAGACTTATTTCTGCAGTAGGGTACTTTAAGTTCTTGAATTCATTTCTagttttatgattttattttgaattcCAAATCCCCATTTTATATCTAGAAAACCCAAAAAGTATGTTCTTAATCCAAAAGAAGCACGTTCTAGCATAATCCTCGAAAATTCGACTCGGGCCTTATACTAAAACAATTCCTtgtgtagttgtgggttttcgatcataacattaatttgggagtttatttgtgACATCTATTAAGAGAGCTtcaccaaattttggcgtcgttgccggggatctTTTAAACTTTGCTagaattgtttgtttgttttggattGTGAATAATTTTCTCAGCTTTAGTTTGCtgatttttctgattttattGAATATCTACTGAATTTTGATTGTTTATTGGCTTGCATGACTAGGTCTTCCTTTGCAACATTGCTTGAACTAGACCCGGAGATTGAAAGAACCTTTTGGGTTTTAAGGAGACAAGCTAGGTCAGCAGCAACTTGTGAGAGTAGAATTTCAGAGATGGATAATCAGATAACAGAAGGAGATCGAACTATGAAAGAGCTTGCAGCACCAGATGTGGCTTATAAGTACTCATGCATCACTTATCCAGATTTGGCAGGAGATTTTGAACTCAGATCAGGACTTATTCATCTGCTTCCCAAATTTCAAGGCTTATCAGGAGAGGATCCCAACCGTCATCTACATGAATTCCATGTGGTTTGttccaccatgaagccacaagGGATTTCAGAAGAAGACATTAAGTTGAGGGCTTTTCCATTCTCTTTGACGGGAGCAGCTAAAGACTGGTTATATTGCCTTCCAGCTGGATACATTACAagttggattgatatgaagagAGCATTTTTGGAGAAATTTTTCCCAGCTTCTAGGACTGCAACAATTAGGAAGAGCATTTGTGGTATTCAACAAGTAGTGGGAGAGACACTTTATGATTATTGGGAGAGATTCAAGAAGCTGTGTTCGAGTTGCCCACAACATCAAATTAGTGACCAGCTCCTTGTTCAATATTTTTATGAGGGTTTACTTCCTATGGATAGGAGCATGATAGATGCAGCAGCTGGAGGAGCTTTGGTGAATAAGACTCCAAATCAAGCAAGAGAGTTAATTTCAAATATGACAGAAAATTCACAGCAATTTGGGAGTAGAGCTCTTGGGACTAGAGTGGTTAATGAAACTCATTTGGTTTCGAATGAGCAACAAGAAATTAGAAACAATTTGCAAGAATTGACCTCTCTAGTGAAGCAAATGGCGTTGCAAAATTCGAGTCATGTTTCAAATTTTCCTTTACCAATGATGAAGTTGTGTGGAATTTGTTCAAGCCAAGATCATTCTTCGGATCATTGCCCAAATCTACATCAAGATGAATCTGTTGCAGCAATTTCAAGACCTCAATTTCAGCAACACAAGTA is drawn from Zingiber officinale cultivar Zhangliang chromosome 1B, Zo_v1.1, whole genome shotgun sequence and contains these coding sequences:
- the LOC121989137 gene encoding uncharacterized protein LOC121989137 isoform X1, which codes for MAQWSSFATLLELDPEIERTFWVLRRQARSAATCESRISEMDNQITEGDRTMKELAAPDVAYKYSCITYPDLAGDFELRSGLIHLLPKFQGLSGEDPNRHLHEFHVVCSTMKPQGISEEDIKLRAFPFSLTGAAKDWLYCLPAGYITSWIDMKRAFLEKFFPASRTATIRKSICGIQQVVGETLYDYWERFKKLCSSCPQHQISDQLLVQYFYEGLLPMDRSMIDAAAGGALVNKTPNQARELISNMTENSQQFGSRALGTRVVNETHLVSNEQQEIRNNLQELTSLVKQMALQNSSHVSNFPLPMMKLCGICSSQDHSSDHCPNLHQDESVAAISRPQFQQHKYDPNSSTYNPGWRDHPNLRYGNTFYQQPTQNQIGQPSFQHQQNQHYFQNHPAVHSQQNQHFQQSQFQQNFNQNQQFQPFHNFQHSNVAFQPQFQNAQNQQNHYQQIQQPVQNFQQPSSSNQHQFQLALPSSTSPRSMQPQQNSSSSKIEDLMQQVLQQQQQMMQQQQHQQRTDTTLQNIERQIGQLASNINQMQNQGSGQLPSQPTPNPKGNVSALTLRSGKTISDPNSNFSARSQQGISRTASDLTQQKFQNFPANSEQPDSAQNGITGFDQQHFNQPEVSDFDQTDGADFGLELTPPAASN
- the LOC121989137 gene encoding mediator of RNA polymerase II transcription subunit 15-like isoform X2 produces the protein MDNQITEGDRTMKELAAPDVAYKYSCITYPDLAGDFELRSGLIHLLPKFQGLSGEDPNRHLHEFHVVCSTMKPQGISEEDIKLRAFPFSLTGAAKDWLYCLPAGYITSWIDMKRAFLEKFFPASRTATIRKSICGIQQVVGETLYDYWERFKKLCSSCPQHQISDQLLVQYFYEGLLPMDRSMIDAAAGGALVNKTPNQARELISNMTENSQQFGSRALGTRVVNETHLVSNEQQEIRNNLQELTSLVKQMALQNSSHVSNFPLPMMKLCGICSSQDHSSDHCPNLHQDESVAAISRPQFQQHKYDPNSSTYNPGWRDHPNLRYGNTFYQQPTQNQIGQPSFQHQQNQHYFQNHPAVHSQQNQHFQQSQFQQNFNQNQQFQPFHNFQHSNVAFQPQFQNAQNQQNHYQQIQQPVQNFQQPSSSNQHQFQLALPSSTSPRSMQPQQNSSSSKIEDLMQQVLQQQQQMMQQQQHQQRTDTTLQNIERQIGQLASNINQMQNQGSGQLPSQPTPNPKGNVSALTLRSGKTISDPNSNFSARSQQGISRTASDLTQQKFQNFPANSEQPDSAQNGITGFDQQHFNQPEVSDFDQTDGADFGLELTPPAASN